In a single window of the Salvelinus namaycush isolate Seneca chromosome 6, SaNama_1.0, whole genome shotgun sequence genome:
- the LOC120049743 gene encoding microfibrillar-associated protein 3-like: MHRASSYALSFFLLAVISLHAPAALSAVSDGNSTENGTVADGGFVPLVFSKVNQIIAREGNCALIDCNVTGDPDPNVQWFNSHGDLLDTETSGKWLLTDDGILNITDIRFADRGKYTCMASNVHGSANCTVTMRVVLHNGDLGAYYVVVCLVTFTIIMILNITRLCMMSSHLKKTEKAINDFFRTEGAEKLQKAFEIAKRIPIITSAKTLELAKVTQFKTMEFARYIEELARSIPLPPLIMNCRTFMEDILEVVGVEEMRHTFLRQAPEGHHLDGASGCRAALVQGALVGVGPGDVFTVLRERERSGSPAADSDDASLHEQPQHIAIQVSIHPPLPMEAPALAEATPTPLSPPPLAPLHLEEEEQQQEEQGSEQEPVEEVGLEVEPEVTTKLQPGQVIYESHV; the protein is encoded by the exons ATGCATCGGGCAAGTAGCTACGCTTTAAGCTTCTTTCTACTGGCTGTTATTAGCCTCCACGCCCCTGCGGCCTTATCGGCGGTTTCAGATGGAAACAGCACGGAAAACGGTACGGTGGCAGATGGTGGATTTGTCCCCCTCGTGTTCTCGAAAGTAAACCAGATTATCGCCCGTGAGGGCAACTGCGCGCTGATTGATTGCAACGTCACTGGAGACCCTGACCCGAATGTACAGTGGTTCAACTCGCATGGAGACCTGCTAGACACTGAGACAA GTGGCAAGTGGCTGCTGACAGACGATGGCATCCTCAACATCACCGACATCAGGTTCGCCGACCGGGGCAAGTACACGTGCATGGCGTCCAACGTGCACGGCAGCGCCAACTGCACGGTGACCATGCGGGTGGTCCTGCACAACGGGGACCTGGGGGCCTACTACGTGGTCGTGTGCCTCGTCACCTTCACCATCATCATGATCCTCAACATCACGCGCCTCTGCATGATGAGCAGCCACCTGAAGAAGACAGAGAAGGCCATTAACGACTTCTTCCGCACAGAAGGCGCCGAGAAG CTCCAGAAGGCGTTTGAGATCGCCAAGCGCATCCCCATCATCACGTCAGCCAAGACCCTGGAGCTGGCCAAGGTGACCCAGTTCAAAACCATGGAGTTTGCCCGTTACATCGAGGAGCTGGCCCGCAGCATCCCACTGCCCCCCCTCATCATGAACTGCCGCACTTTCATGGAGGATATCCTGGAGGTGGTGGGGGTTGAGGAGATGAGGCACACGTTCCTCCGACAGGCCCCAGAGGGGCACCACCTGGATGGGGCATCGGGATGCCGGGCGGCCCTGGTGCAGGGGGCCCTGGTCGGGGTGGGGCCCGGCGACGTCTTCACCGTCCTCCGGGAGAGGGAGCGTTCCGGATCCCCCGCAGCGGATTCCGACGACGCGTCGTTGCACGAGCAGCCTCAGCACATCGCCATCCAGGTGTCCATTCACCCCCCGCTGCCCATGGAGGCCCCGGCTCTGGCTGAGGCCACGCCCACTCCCTTGTCTCCTCCGCCGTTGGCTCCCCttcacctggaggaggaggagcagcagcAAGAGGAGCAGGGTTCCGAGCAGGAGCCAGTGGAGGAGGTGGGGTTGGAGGTGGAGCCAGAGGTTACTACTAAGCTACAGCCTGGTCAGGTGATCTATGAAAGCCATGTGTAA